The following coding sequences lie in one Musa acuminata AAA Group cultivar baxijiao chromosome BXJ1-8, Cavendish_Baxijiao_AAA, whole genome shotgun sequence genomic window:
- the LOC103996472 gene encoding leucine-rich repeat receptor-like serine/threonine/tyrosine-protein kinase SOBIR1 has translation MPPPPSTAFFLSYPLWMSATFSFFIGFTIGILLFFLWWSVVRLSRFVVHRRTLSRILAEEKAPGNAATVFSPMLRHPDTIPFFQHLQHKGLPFLAQIIGRGGCGEVYKAEIFVENRTIPVAIKKIDHLAATGAASICQEESELLNIHTRQIRSEILTVGRMRHPSLLPLLAHVPKPDCHYLVYEYMPNGSLHDFLKRRSLQWPVRYKIALGIAAGLEYLHMVHRPQVIHRDLKPANILLDCNLNARIGDFGLAKVVHEMMSGPVASNNVAGTLGYIAPEYYQTMTCTAKCDIYSFGVILAVLVTSRFPSDQFFQATDEMCLVGWLRNVLRSADPAAAIDGRLMGKGFEEQMLLVLKVAYFCTYDDPAERPNSRDVKLMLSQIKHY, from the coding sequence ATGCCGCCGCCTCCTTCGACGGCCTTCTTCCTGTCATACCCTCTTTGGATGAGCGCCACCTTCTCCTTTTTCATCGGCTTCACCATCGGCatactcctcttcttcctctggtgGTCCGTCGTTCGTCTCTCCCGGTTCGTCGTCCACCGACGCACCCTTAGCAGGATCTTGGCCGAAGAGAAAGCTCCTGGGAACGCTGCCACTGTCTTCAGCCCGATGCTCCGCCACCCGGACACCATCCCCTTCTTCCAGCATCTCCAGCACAAAGGCCTACCCTTCCTCGCCCAGATCATCGGCCGGGGCGGGTGCGGCGAGGTATACAAAGCCGAGATCTTCGTCGAGAATCGGACGATCCCCGTAGCCATCAAGAAGATCGACCACCTTGCCGCAACTGGCGCCGCCAGCATCTGCCAGGAGGAGTCGGAGCTCCTCAACATCCACACGCGGCAGATACGGTCGGAGATACTCACCGTGGGGCGGATGCGCCACCCCAGTCTTCTTCCTCTGCTGGCCCACGTCCCCAAGCCCGACTGCCACTACCTCGTGTACGAGTACATGCCTAACGGGTCTCTGCACGACTTCCTGAAGCGGAGGAGTTTGCAGTGGCCGGTTCGGTACAAGATCGCGCTCGGCATCGCCGCCGGCCTCGAGTACCTCCACATGGTGCACCGGCCACAGGTCATCCACAGGGACCTGAAGCCGGCGAACATACTGCTGGACTGCAACCTGAACGCCCGGATCGGCGACTTCGGGCTGGCGAAGGTGGTGCACGAGATGATGAGCGGGCCGGTGGCCTCCAACAACGTGGCCGGCACGCTGGGCTACATAGCGCCGGAGTACTATCAGACGATGACCTGCACCGCCAAGTGCGACATCTACAGCTTCGGGGTGATACTGGCGGTGCTCGTCACCAGCCGGTTCCCCAGCGACCAGTTCTTCCAGGCGACGGACGAGATGTGCCTCGTGGGGTGGTTGAGGAACGTGCTGCGGTCGGCCGACCCGGCGGCGGCGATCGACGGGAGGTTGATGGGGAAAGGGTTCGAGGAGCAGATGCTGCTAGTGTTGAAGGTTGCTTACTTCTGCACATATGACGACCCCGCCGAGAGACCGAACAGTAGGGACGTCAAATTAATGCTGTCACAGATCAAGCACTACTAA